The Girardinichthys multiradiatus isolate DD_20200921_A chromosome 7, DD_fGirMul_XY1, whole genome shotgun sequence region TAATTTTAGGCTTAACTGTAGGCTACAATATATGAACTACCACAATCTTCCCAAAAAAGTTTTATGCATACTCAAGACAGTTAGGGAATTATCATGGTCGATCACATGTGATAGATGTGCACTATTAAACCTCTCAATGACCCTGCAAAGACCATATATATTCTGGGTGACTCTAAATGTCATAGTGTAGTCCTATTCTGGTGTGGATGGGGCTTAATACTGCATCTTGTGATGGTATCTTAGCAATACAAACACTGTTTGCCACATTTTCTGAAACTGACACCTCCATCTTACAGTTCTTGTTGTTGTTATGGTTCTAAAAATTTGAATTCATTATGTAAAATGGCTTTACATTACCTCTTGCTTTCTATTGTTGCTGGTCCATGTTCCTGTACAAATAAATAGTTTGAGGAGATTATAGATGCAAATATTGTAACAGTAATAGAAGGACCAGAAATAAATATTCTTACCTTTCCAGCCATGAAAGCAAACAAGAGTCAACACTATCACTATAGTGACTAGAAGCACAATGCTACTGCAGATCGTGAAATAGGGCAGCCAGGGGTAATCATCACTAGAAGTGTTTGAATCAACTGCATAAAAGATTAGTGTTAATAATATCTGCAAGAACAATTTGtaaaatgtaactaaaaaataaagttttttaccTGCAAAATTATCAGAGTTTTCTATCCCTTCGTTTAGGTCTTTGagtaattaaagaaagcagatACAGTTAATACATTGAACCAAACATCATCAGTAAATTTAGGCACTAGATAACTAAAAATAGGACCTGAAACTGAGATGTTGATGACATGTCCGACACTGTTATGATTGAATCCTAAATCACATCGGTACAGGCCATCATCCTTAATGGAAACCTGCGTGAAACTCAAATATGAGATCAGCTTATTTTGGTCTTGTTTCTGGCTGATTTCTATGTTCTCCATATTTGGAATGATCTCACAGTGGCTTGTATGAGAAAATTTACACCACGTGACATAGAGTAACTTTCCACAGTGTTCGACGGGACACTCGACTGTCAGACTTTGTCCAGGAGAAATACGTGTTGTTGTACCTCTTTTCACTGTGATCGTCACGTCACATGAAGAAACTGTAATGTcaaaagatgaatgaaattttAGTGACACAATTCACAAAGTACTGTCAAATACAATATATGCTATGATGATTACTTTTACAAAAAGGTGTTTATTACTTCAGGAGGTATTTTTCTTAAATGCCTCTTTCCTTTTAACTTATATTGCTACCTGACTTCTGACTTGTTTCACCgttcaataaaacaaataaataataaatcagattagagttttatttttgttttttcctgtttgatTAATGTATTGATTGCACAATCTTTCTCATGAACTTACTGTTCTTCTGCCTTGTTGTCACATAAATACTCAACATCGATCATGCTCCAATAAAATCTTCCCCCGTGCTTTCTTAGCAAACATCGCTTtagcaaaataaattttatgGAGTTACGTAACACCAAAACGGTTTACCTTGATCATCTCCACAGATGCAAATAAATGCAGCACACCAAAGCATCAGTactttccttccatccatcgtGCATCAGATGCTCGTCACCAAACTTTCAAATTAACTGCTGCAGGTTCATTTTAGTTGTGACAAGTTAACCACTTCCCGACCCACATGTTTTCTTTAAGCATACAGCACGTGATTTTTAGTATGAGGTGACAAGATTCCCTCTGTACATAGATAGGTGAGCATGCAGATATTATCTCAGCTTTTTTTCCCACGATCAGCAGAGGTATATACCCGCATTTTGTCATTACTTTATTTGACGATAAACTTGCCACAGATACCTCAGAGTTATTTAATGAGCCTAACACCCCCAACCACCATCTCTGATGTAACTGTTGGTTACTGTTCACCACTCAGGTGTAAATGATTATTACATTTCGTTCTGATGTGTCTTTGGGTTTCTTCTTGCCTAAAATATAGAACAAAGCAGCATTTACCTTttcctgcttcttcttctcacaggttttctttcataaaATCAGCACCTGGTGtgaattcattttaattattgtcTCTATACTACTTTAATTATAACCAATACTGTAAATGCAGATCCTCACCTGTATTATTATGAGGTTTCTCTGTCCGTTTGTTTAAGTCAACCACTTAAACTAACACATTCaatgacacatttctgcaaaatttcCCACATAAGCAGAAAAAATGTGCTGTTGAAATTGAGACCTGTACAAATGGCCATCACTAATGGAGACCTGCTTAAAACCCAGCTTATCCCTCTCCTATTTCTGTCTGATTTATACATTCGCTGTTTTAGGAATATGTTTCCTTGTGTAAGAGAATTTACACCAGCTGACATTGAATGACTGGACAGGACACACAACTGTTTGTCCAGGGGAACAGTTGTCTTGCTGTACCTCTATGCACTTTAATCATCAATTCACATGAAAAGCTGTAATGAGCATAAAATCGGATCTTACTAAGAGTTAATACAAGATATTGTCAGGTACtatatattttacttttcatgCTTTGACAAGAAGTTTTTATTCAGTAGATtgcattcagatttttattgtgtGTGATTTGTATGTCCTGTTTTGATGTTATCTTGTTTCAtgatcttaaatatttttaaattagatATTTTCATTGCATGGTATTTAGTGCTTCTTTTGGAAACTATTTTAATCCACTGTGGACTTACTTGACCACTGGGTTAGGGCCTATCACCTgttgaagtgtgtgtgtgcccGGGGTGGGCATCAGCTGTCAAACAGACATGCCAGGGAAGCTGGCTAAACAGCTCAATTGTGCAGGACACAGACTGCAGGGTTAATGAAAGGAGGGCGCAAAATTCAAGCCTAGAGTCGAGTTACTATGGCAAGACTTTAGGGTCAAATATAATGCGAATTTTAACGCATTAttcatttttacacacaaaccCAACGTGGGGTGTCGTAAATAACATGTGGTGGcgttttatgcatattttatcATCTAGAGGCTGTCTTATTAATGCTCAGCCACTAGATTTCAGGGCATTTTTGCCGATCAGTACACTGTAAGGCCAGACACAACCAGAACATCCCTAATCTTTGGAGAATGACAGAAAACATGCATTGAGGATTCTGCTCCAGTTTTAATCACACCCAATTTAACAATAAAGCTTGGTATGACATTCAACCACTGTGCTAGTTAAGTTTAGACAATAGAAATTAGTTAGGCAATTAATTATCAATTGAAATAGATAATAGCATCTGATTACACATACACAACCCACAGAAAGGCTCGCTTTATTTAATCCActgctgtattttcttttttctgtttaattgtttttgactTGTACTATGCCTTAGCTTTTATTTCactttcaattcatttcaagtacatttttgttactttgagcCCTCATATACATTTTGGTAGtttgtttaaaatgacaaaagataCGTTAAAAAGATAGTGTTCATCAACTTGTAGTTCTTCTGACGTCACATCAGATGTTGGCAAAAGGTTAGAAACCTACATTTTCCTACAATTTTGACCCTAACGGCTTGCCAGTAACGGAAATTTCAAGTGGAAAGCGACGCGCTTTGACGACAGGGCAGGGCAAAGGCTCAGCATCAGAGAGTACTTCTTTCCACTGTCGTATGTAGGATGCAGTGTTGCTGGAGATTAGCCCGGCCGGCAGTACAAGCGAACCTTCTGGCCGGCTTCTGTTCTCCGCGGGGCGATGAAGCGAGAGAGGTCCGCTGCCGTGACGAGCGTGTGGCGCCTGCTGTGGGTGTGGATGCTGGATGTGAATACTGTCGGTCGGGGAGGGAAAGCTCCTCCCTGACATCCCAGACCAGACTGGTTTAGTCACACTTTGCTTTCAGAGAACCTTTTTTTGATGTGCTTTTTACGCATTCTtacttgctgttttattttttttataaataataaaactgtgTACAGCATGACCTGTCTTTCAGTCTTTGTTTCCTTTGCATCTGCTACACTCACTCCCCCCATACCAGAAGGGCTCTGCACCCCTGACCTTATCATTCAAAGAaatgaggaaaaactcccttttaacaggaagaaacctccagcagaaccaggctcagtgtgagcggccatctgccacgaccgactgggggtttgagagaacagagcagagacacaaagagaacaaagcagtgatccaggagtactttctatggtaaggaaaagtaaatgctaatggatgtagctcctttagttgtttcacctagaaagaaagaacagataaactctgagacagttttcaaggttaagagtctgaaagagagcacatagagttagttacagtaaaagctcagtcaatttccatgtctaggagagagaaagggttaaacactgaaagacagggctatgtggatcatcggtagagggtgagcattaagttgttgccagcagaagctcggacgcttcccctttccagaaaggtgtcacaggtagacacagagccaggccaggtgta contains the following coding sequences:
- the si:ch211-214p13.8 gene encoding uncharacterized protein si:ch211-214p13.8 translates to MENIEISQKQDQNKLISYLSFTQVSIKDDGLYRCDLGFNHNSVGHVINISVSDLNEGIENSDNFAVDSNTSSDDYPWLPYFTICSSIVLLVTIVIVLTLVCFHGWKGTWTSNNRKQEEISTHTIPELPKTSVLFSPTVRTQSSVLNDVNSSRKVERTTSTSPPPAHIGNQPAVANTAAKTQVSNSVLYAVINYQQGGRADRRSACKQGEKINDAVVNVN